The following are encoded together in the Pedobacter sp. D749 genome:
- the tilS gene encoding tRNA lysidine(34) synthetase TilS — MLPVKQFQDFIEQQQLFVRANKILLAVSGGEDSVLMLHLFKAIGIDVGVAHCNFNLRADEAQRDESFVALLAKNLELPFYVTHFDTKKYAAENKISTQMAARDLRYNWFEEIRSKKGYDYIALAQHQNDAVETVLINLTRGTGISGLHGILPKRDLLIRPLLFLNRRQIDELVKVNNLDFVEDSSNASIKYTRNKIRLQVVPHLQEINPNLEKTFAENIARFAELETFLNIQVQKIANKILNKRNDGIYIPLDEIYKLNPQKLLLYELLKPFNFGENVVQEILDSLKALSGTHFFSATHQAIINRNDLVIVEKNISVTANQFIHPTTENIAFANDEISLTFTDMVEFEINSNKAFVNADKLIFPLVLRNWQNGDKFIPLGMRNLKKVSDYFIDEKVPLHLKSVTPILVNGNGEIVWIAGMRQDNRYKLTTATKKVAIFELKIK, encoded by the coding sequence ATGTTACCCGTTAAACAATTTCAGGATTTTATTGAACAGCAGCAGCTGTTTGTTCGGGCTAACAAGATTCTTTTGGCCGTAAGCGGAGGAGAAGATTCGGTATTAATGTTGCATTTGTTTAAAGCAATAGGCATTGATGTTGGTGTGGCACATTGTAATTTCAATTTACGGGCTGATGAAGCACAACGCGACGAAAGTTTTGTTGCACTATTGGCCAAAAATTTGGAGTTACCTTTTTATGTAACGCATTTTGATACCAAAAAATATGCGGCCGAAAATAAAATTTCTACCCAGATGGCCGCACGCGATCTCCGCTATAACTGGTTTGAAGAAATTAGAAGTAAAAAAGGCTACGATTACATTGCCCTGGCACAACATCAGAACGATGCGGTCGAAACGGTACTCATTAATCTTACCCGCGGTACCGGTATAAGTGGATTGCACGGTATTTTACCTAAACGGGATTTACTGATCAGGCCCTTGCTCTTTTTAAACCGGCGGCAGATTGATGAGTTGGTAAAGGTTAATAATTTAGATTTTGTAGAAGATAGCTCGAACGCAAGTATAAAATACACCAGGAATAAAATCAGATTACAGGTAGTACCGCATTTGCAGGAAATCAACCCTAATCTCGAAAAAACATTTGCTGAAAATATTGCACGCTTTGCTGAGCTGGAGACTTTTTTAAATATCCAGGTCCAGAAAATTGCAAATAAAATTCTAAATAAAAGGAATGATGGCATTTATATTCCTTTGGATGAGATTTATAAATTAAACCCGCAAAAGCTACTGCTTTACGAGTTGCTTAAGCCTTTTAATTTCGGCGAAAATGTAGTGCAGGAAATTTTAGATAGTTTAAAGGCATTAAGTGGTACACACTTTTTTAGCGCTACCCATCAAGCCATTATCAATAGAAATGATCTGGTTATTGTTGAAAAAAATATATCGGTCACTGCTAATCAATTTATCCATCCAACAACAGAAAACATTGCTTTTGCCAATGATGAAATTTCGCTGACGTTTACCGATATGGTAGAATTCGAAATTAATTCGAATAAAGCATTTGTTAATGCCGATAAATTAATTTTTCCTTTGGTACTAAGGAATTGGCAAAATGGAGATAAATTTATTCCACTGGGCATGCGTAATCTTAAAAAGGTAAGTGATTATTTTATCGACGAGAAAGTTCCCCTACATCTGAAAAGCGTCACCCCAATTCTGGTTAACGGGAACGGTGAAATTGTTTGGATTGCAGGTATGCGGCAAGACAACCGATATAAATTAACTACAGCAACAAAAAAAGTTGCTATATTCGAACTCAAAATTAAATAA
- a CDS encoding phytanoyl-CoA dioxygenase family protein yields MDSTIKEKEIKESGFSVLDNVFTDQEIQDIQAAINGADTKKETFKKSDDLFAIRQFLKEVPGTIELIFNKKLKAIIREIFGKDYFLVKSIYFDKPETSNWFVSYHQDLTISVNQKVEIPGFGPYTKKHDQFAVQPPLNILESNFTIRIHLDDTNEENGALEVIPNSHSKGIYRPETIDWNIEKEVSCNVARGGLMVMKPLLLHSSSRTTNNQKRRVIHLEFSNQTLPKELQWSEYLDFDRTSS; encoded by the coding sequence ATGGATTCAACAATTAAGGAAAAAGAAATTAAGGAATCAGGATTTTCCGTGCTTGATAATGTATTTACAGATCAGGAAATTCAAGATATCCAGGCGGCTATTAACGGAGCAGATACCAAAAAAGAAACATTTAAGAAATCAGACGATCTTTTTGCAATACGCCAATTTTTAAAAGAAGTTCCAGGAACTATTGAGCTAATTTTCAATAAAAAACTAAAAGCCATCATACGAGAGATTTTTGGCAAAGATTATTTTCTTGTTAAATCAATCTACTTCGACAAACCCGAAACTTCGAATTGGTTTGTTTCTTATCATCAGGATTTGACTATTTCTGTTAACCAGAAAGTAGAAATTCCAGGATTTGGCCCTTACACTAAGAAACATGATCAGTTCGCTGTACAGCCACCGCTAAATATCCTTGAAAGTAATTTTACCATCCGCATTCACCTTGATGATACCAATGAAGAGAATGGTGCGCTAGAAGTAATTCCGAATTCGCACAGTAAAGGCATCTACAGGCCCGAAACGATCGACTGGAATATCGAAAAAGAAGTTAGCTGCAATGTAGCGCGGGGTGGCCTTATGGTTATGAAACCGTTGCTCCTGCATAGCTCGAGCAGAACAACAAACAATCAAAAAAGAAGGGTAATTCATCTTGAATTTAGCAATCAGACGCTGCCCAAAGAATTACAATGGTCGGAATACCTTGATTTTGATCGCACGTCATCATGA
- a CDS encoding SRPBCC domain-containing protein, producing the protein MENFDWTKFTIRIAIKAKVEDIYNAWTKAIEIEKWFLSDASFTDENKVLLSKTQNALKGDRYKWIWYLYEHIENGTVTEANGKDYFQFTFAGACLVEIKLHEEFEYTVVELTQKNIPEDDHSKRNIRLGCHNGWSFYLVNFKSVYEGGLDLRNKDNRFKPMLNN; encoded by the coding sequence ATGGAAAACTTCGATTGGACGAAATTCACTATCAGAATCGCCATTAAAGCAAAAGTTGAGGACATCTACAACGCCTGGACAAAAGCAATTGAAATTGAAAAATGGTTTTTAAGCGATGCGTCCTTTACTGACGAGAATAAAGTACTGCTCAGTAAAACGCAGAACGCACTTAAAGGCGATCGGTATAAATGGATCTGGTACCTTTATGAGCATATCGAAAATGGAACGGTAACCGAAGCAAATGGCAAGGATTATTTTCAGTTTACTTTTGCCGGAGCTTGTTTGGTTGAGATCAAGCTGCATGAAGAATTTGAATATACCGTTGTAGAATTGACCCAAAAGAATATCCCTGAAGATGATCATTCAAAACGGAACATCCGCCTGGGTTGTCATAATGGTTGGAGTTTTTACCTGGTTAATTTTAAATCCGTTTATGAAGGCGGTTTGGATTTGAGAAATAAAGATAACCGCTTTAAACCCATGTTGAATAATTGA
- a CDS encoding peptidylprolyl isomerase: MKKVFLVATALICLFLNSFAQKHTVDKVAAVVGNNIILLSDLNQQYTQYLYQGNQPNSEIKCKILQQTLTQKLLKQQAEIDSVMVEDGAVDDEVNKRMRYSMQRAGGQERLEQFLNKSVLQYKDEIRPSVKDELIAQKMQQKITENINVTPMEVEKYFKALGDSVPEFNTEVEVGEVILNPQLTRAEKQKFRDKIEALRLRVKSGEDMGVLAKTYSEDPGSAADGGDYGFIDRNTMVKEFTAWAFKLKAGEISPVFETDYGFHFLQVLERRGEQVHVRHILISPKTTPESLTRLKLHADSIYNNIIGKKISFAAAANLYSDNKESKYNGGMMLNAENVQARSTFIPVDKLDPSVFLVIDSMKIGGISKPDLFTAADGKQGYRILYLKSKIPPHKANLAQDFPKIRDAAQSDKINRTLSEWFQKRRENTYIKIDDEFNTCDELKIWTKTTAAK, from the coding sequence ATGAAGAAAGTTTTTTTAGTAGCAACCGCTTTAATTTGCCTGTTTTTAAACAGTTTCGCTCAAAAGCATACTGTAGATAAAGTTGCTGCTGTTGTAGGAAATAATATTATCCTGCTATCAGATTTAAACCAACAATACACACAATATCTTTATCAGGGCAACCAGCCTAACAGTGAGATTAAATGTAAAATTTTACAACAAACCTTAACCCAAAAGCTGCTCAAACAACAGGCTGAAATCGATTCGGTAATGGTTGAAGATGGTGCGGTTGATGATGAGGTTAACAAACGTATGCGTTACAGTATGCAGCGTGCAGGCGGCCAGGAGCGTTTAGAGCAATTCTTAAACAAATCTGTTTTGCAGTACAAAGATGAAATCAGACCATCAGTAAAAGATGAATTGATTGCACAAAAAATGCAACAAAAAATTACCGAAAACATTAATGTTACGCCAATGGAGGTAGAAAAGTATTTCAAAGCTTTGGGTGATAGCGTTCCGGAATTTAATACCGAGGTTGAAGTTGGTGAAGTGATTTTAAATCCACAGTTAACCAGAGCAGAAAAACAGAAATTCCGCGATAAAATTGAAGCGCTTCGTTTAAGGGTTAAGAGTGGCGAGGATATGGGTGTTTTAGCAAAAACTTATTCTGAAGATCCAGGTTCTGCTGCCGATGGTGGTGATTACGGTTTTATCGACAGGAACACCATGGTTAAAGAATTTACGGCCTGGGCATTTAAGTTAAAAGCCGGAGAAATTTCGCCAGTATTCGAAACAGATTATGGTTTTCACTTTTTACAGGTTTTAGAGCGTAGAGGTGAGCAGGTACACGTTAGACATATTTTGATTTCGCCTAAAACTACCCCAGAAAGTTTAACTCGTTTAAAATTACATGCAGATAGCATTTACAATAACATTATTGGTAAAAAAATAAGTTTCGCTGCTGCGGCAAATCTTTATTCAGACAATAAAGAGAGCAAGTACAATGGTGGTATGATGCTTAATGCAGAAAATGTTCAGGCAAGAAGTACCTTTATTCCTGTTGACAAATTAGATCCTTCTGTGTTTCTGGTAATCGATAGTATGAAAATCGGTGGTATTTCTAAACCAGATTTATTTACTGCAGCTGATGGAAAACAAGGATACCGCATTTTATATTTAAAATCTAAAATTCCACCGCACAAAGCAAACTTAGCTCAGGATTTTCCAAAAATCAGAGATGCTGCACAGAGTGATAAAATTAATCGTACTTTAAGCGAATGGTTTCAAAAACGTCGCGAAAATACTTACATTAAAATCGACGACGAATTTAATACCTGTGATGAATTAAAAATCTGGACTAAAACCACAGCCGCAAAATAA
- a CDS encoding non-canonical purine NTP diphosphatase, protein MKKLVFATNNQHKTEEIRAALEGKYEVLNLEDIGCLVDIPETADTFEGNATLKSSYVAEHFNLDCFADDSGLEVDALNNEPGVYSARYSGSRDSLENIQLVLTKLEGNPNRKARFKTVISLMQGGENHIFEGTIEGTIRTGLSGSKGFGYDPIFQPDGYDITFAEMDMAEKNKISHRAIALKKMLDFLKR, encoded by the coding sequence ATGAAAAAACTTGTATTCGCCACTAACAACCAACATAAAACTGAAGAAATTCGCGCTGCACTTGAAGGTAAATATGAAGTATTGAATTTAGAAGATATTGGTTGTTTGGTTGATATTCCTGAAACTGCTGATACTTTTGAAGGCAATGCAACTTTAAAAAGCAGTTATGTGGCTGAACATTTTAATTTAGACTGTTTTGCCGACGATAGTGGCTTAGAGGTAGATGCTTTAAACAACGAACCGGGCGTTTATTCTGCCCGATATTCAGGAAGTCGTGATAGCCTGGAAAACATTCAACTGGTTTTAACTAAGCTTGAGGGGAACCCTAATAGAAAAGCAAGGTTTAAAACCGTGATTTCTTTAATGCAGGGTGGTGAAAATCACATTTTTGAAGGTACAATAGAAGGTACAATCAGAACAGGATTATCAGGTTCGAAGGGTTTTGGTTATGATCCCATTTTTCAGCCGGATGGTTACGATATTACTTTTGCTGAAATGGATATGGCAGAAAAGAATAAAATCAGTCACAGGGCTATTGCACTAAAAAAGATGTTGGATTTTTTGAAGAGATAA
- a CDS encoding lactonase family protein, with translation MKKLSSLLILSMLSTLSFAQKTNYNLIVGTYTAPGKSEGIYTYDFNTLTAVTKIKSITKNTANPSYIAVSPDNKFIYTVNETGATSTVSAFKYDAKTGDLTFLNKVDSHGADPCFITVDAKNVIVANYSGGSLAVFSRKADGALTEALQIIKHTGKSIDPKGRQESAHVHMTKFTPDHKYLIVNDLGEDQTYIYNYNPTAKEKILTVKSVIKTNAGTGPRHITFSPNGKFAYLAHEFNGNITVFAYADGSLTKIQEISTTPKDFTGKIDGADIHVSADGKFLYETNRGDANSISAFSILSTGKLKFIETVSTLGKGPRNFTIDPTGKFLLIGHQYTNNIVIFNRNKTTGKLTDSGKRIDVGAPVCLVFN, from the coding sequence ATGAAAAAACTCAGTTCATTGCTTATTCTTTCTATGCTATCGACCCTTAGTTTCGCTCAAAAAACCAACTATAATCTCATTGTCGGCACCTATACTGCACCAGGAAAAAGCGAAGGAATTTACACTTACGATTTTAATACTTTAACAGCTGTTACCAAGATAAAAAGCATTACAAAAAACACTGCTAATCCAAGTTACATAGCCGTTTCACCTGATAACAAATTTATTTATACCGTTAACGAAACCGGAGCTACCAGTACGGTAAGCGCATTTAAATATGATGCCAAAACAGGCGATTTAACTTTTTTAAACAAAGTTGACAGTCATGGTGCTGATCCCTGCTTTATTACCGTTGATGCCAAAAATGTAATTGTAGCCAATTATAGTGGTGGTAGCTTAGCGGTATTTTCACGAAAAGCTGACGGGGCTTTAACAGAGGCTTTGCAGATCATCAAACATACCGGAAAAAGCATTGATCCGAAAGGAAGACAAGAAAGCGCTCATGTACACATGACAAAATTTACACCAGATCATAAATACTTAATTGTTAACGATCTGGGCGAAGATCAAACTTATATTTACAATTATAATCCAACCGCGAAAGAAAAAATATTAACGGTAAAGTCGGTTATAAAAACCAATGCAGGTACTGGCCCGAGGCACATTACTTTTAGTCCGAATGGAAAATTTGCCTATTTAGCGCACGAATTTAACGGCAACATAACTGTTTTTGCTTATGCAGATGGAAGTTTGACCAAAATCCAGGAGATCAGCACCACGCCGAAAGATTTTACAGGAAAAATTGATGGCGCAGATATCCATGTTTCGGCTGATGGAAAATTCTTATACGAAACCAACCGTGGCGATGCCAATAGCATTTCTGCATTCTCTATTTTATCTACCGGAAAATTGAAATTTATTGAAACGGTAAGTACCCTGGGAAAAGGGCCAAGAAACTTTACGATTGATCCGACCGGAAAATTCTTATTGATCGGACATCAGTATACGAATAACATTGTTATTTTTAACCGAAACAAAACAACCGGTAAATTAACCGATAGCGGCAAAAGGATCGATGTTGGTGCTCCGGTTTGTTTAGTATTTAATTAA
- a CDS encoding OstA-like protein, translated as MQKLFVFLLFLISPVFLFGQQPASKIKIVSFSKITGDVKNKVSYLRNPVFQQDNATLTCDSAIFYSERNYFEAYRSVHIHQENTDIYSDQLEYDGNKKQAHLTGNVVMRDPTSTLTTNILDYNTLTKIGTYTSGGKIVNKDVTLTSKNGYYFSGRNVAYFKYDVVVVTPQSTIKSDTMSYNTQDKWTYFYGPTNIKGKDDNLYTENGQYNTATEDAFFGKKNLYTQGTRSLKGDSLYYYGKQGVGKAVKNIVFSDTKDKMKMFGDLGYYYKLDQRTLVTRNAYLGIGTEDSVMVKNKKRPDSLWMGADTLETQMVLQKTLKLVPKISIKADNQVGEDDEDTGEKKGKGEPKYKPEAESIQKEDRNKRKNGKADKKKKNKGDADTEDLLNLKDKSVDSLKSKVDSLSKGMPKLNPDSLHKNNLLKNKADSIIKNLPKLKTDSMKKLADKANAITKNVSKSTIDSLQKKITNGASPIVKKISKTKIDSQQKKLTKYGAKDSLTKVLGNLKAGALTDTTKFNPADTVQTRIIKAYHGVKIFKTNIQAKTDSLFYTSADSTLRCYSNPILWSEGSQQVGDTIFVQFKNKKLNNLQAFRNAFLVNTPKDSLRFNQIKGRLMTGFFTNGKFKTLYVDGNAESIYYTQDDSTKVYKEMNQTLSSRIKFLFKDNENAIEEIVYIKGIEGALNPENTIAKDHVLKGFSWKPTERPKSKKDAIGSSGKTKPKAKAKAIAGKTVAGAKTTTPANKSSAPAVKPKNTLGKDSLNVDKKLPQTKQADATNSGIKPILPKKDSVQVKKDSAQVKKAVGKM; from the coding sequence GTGCAAAAACTATTTGTCTTTTTACTCTTTCTAATCAGTCCAGTATTTTTATTCGGCCAGCAACCTGCTTCGAAGATTAAAATCGTTTCGTTTTCCAAGATAACAGGAGATGTTAAAAATAAGGTAAGCTATTTACGGAATCCGGTTTTCCAACAAGACAATGCGACCCTAACTTGCGATAGCGCTATTTTTTATAGCGAAAGAAATTATTTTGAGGCTTATCGAAGTGTTCATATCCATCAAGAAAATACAGATATCTATTCCGATCAGCTCGAATACGATGGAAATAAAAAGCAGGCACATTTAACAGGAAATGTGGTGATGAGAGACCCAACCTCAACTTTAACCACTAATATTTTAGATTACAACACACTCACCAAAATAGGAACTTATACCAGTGGAGGCAAAATTGTAAATAAAGATGTAACCCTTACCAGTAAAAACGGTTATTATTTTAGCGGAAGAAACGTAGCTTATTTTAAATATGATGTGGTGGTAGTAACGCCTCAATCAACCATCAAATCTGATACCATGAGCTACAATACCCAGGATAAATGGACCTATTTTTATGGGCCAACCAATATCAAGGGCAAGGATGACAACCTGTATACAGAGAATGGCCAATACAATACCGCAACGGAAGATGCCTTTTTTGGAAAGAAAAATCTTTATACACAAGGTACGCGTTCTTTAAAAGGCGATAGCTTATATTACTATGGTAAGCAGGGGGTTGGCAAGGCGGTTAAAAACATTGTTTTTTCTGACACGAAAGATAAGATGAAAATGTTCGGCGATTTGGGCTATTACTATAAACTGGATCAAAGGACATTGGTTACCCGAAATGCTTACCTGGGAATTGGCACCGAAGATTCGGTCATGGTGAAGAATAAAAAAAGACCAGACAGTTTATGGATGGGCGCCGATACCTTAGAAACGCAGATGGTACTGCAAAAAACCTTGAAGCTAGTCCCTAAAATTTCGATTAAAGCCGACAATCAGGTTGGCGAGGATGATGAAGATACCGGAGAAAAGAAAGGAAAAGGGGAGCCAAAATATAAACCTGAAGCTGAATCTATCCAAAAAGAAGACAGAAATAAGCGTAAAAATGGCAAGGCTGATAAAAAGAAAAAGAACAAAGGCGATGCCGATACGGAAGACCTGCTTAACCTGAAGGATAAAAGCGTCGATAGTTTAAAATCGAAAGTAGACTCACTTAGCAAAGGAATGCCCAAGCTTAATCCCGATAGTTTACATAAAAATAATCTTTTAAAGAACAAGGCCGATTCCATTATCAAAAACCTGCCTAAACTTAAAACTGATAGTATGAAAAAGCTGGCTGATAAAGCCAATGCGATTACAAAAAATGTATCGAAAAGCACAATCGATAGTTTGCAAAAAAAGATTACCAACGGGGCTTCACCAATTGTAAAGAAAATTTCAAAAACAAAAATCGATAGCCAGCAAAAGAAGCTAACAAAATACGGCGCTAAAGATAGCTTAACAAAAGTTCTGGGGAATTTAAAAGCCGGAGCATTAACTGACACGACCAAATTTAACCCAGCAGACACTGTTCAAACGCGTATTATCAAGGCTTACCACGGCGTTAAAATTTTTAAAACGAATATACAGGCCAAAACCGATAGTCTGTTCTACACCAGTGCCGATTCTACCTTACGTTGCTACAGCAACCCTATCCTCTGGTCGGAAGGCTCTCAGCAAGTTGGCGACACGATATTTGTACAGTTCAAGAATAAAAAACTGAATAACTTACAGGCATTCAGGAACGCATTTTTAGTAAATACACCAAAAGATTCTTTAAGGTTTAATCAAATAAAAGGAAGATTAATGACGGGTTTCTTTACGAATGGAAAATTTAAGACCCTTTATGTAGATGGTAATGCCGAAAGTATTTATTATACCCAGGATGACAGCACCAAGGTGTATAAAGAAATGAACCAAACCCTAAGCAGCAGGATAAAGTTCCTTTTTAAGGATAATGAAAATGCCATTGAAGAAATTGTTTATATCAAGGGGATAGAAGGGGCGCTGAATCCCGAAAATACGATTGCAAAAGATCATGTTTTGAAAGGATTTTCATGGAAACCGACTGAACGTCCGAAATCAAAAAAAGATGCCATAGGCTCTTCGGGTAAAACTAAGCCTAAAGCAAAGGCAAAAGCAATTGCAGGTAAAACTGTGGCTGGTGCTAAAACCACAACTCCGGCAAATAAATCATCAGCACCAGCGGTTAAACCGAAAAATACATTGGGAAAAGACAGCTTAAATGTAGATAAGAAATTACCTCAAACTAAACAGGCAGACGCAACCAATTCTGGCATTAAACCCATCCTACCGAAAAAGGACTCAGTACAAGTGAAAAAAGATTCTGCTCAAGTGAAAAAGGCAGTTGGTAAAATGTAA
- a CDS encoding KTSC domain-containing protein, translated as MKKIVDYRKLLSVDKNAELKELKSVYRTLMKDCHPDKFQQEEEKLDAEARSKEIIEAYHFLVSIAPETREQNIETYTQTTTLSNIQDFEYKQQVLNIQFFDGSAYEYFDVPKAIYVKLVNADSPGRFARRHIFNEFPYRNVARVAEPA; from the coding sequence ATGAAGAAAATAGTTGATTACAGAAAGCTTTTGAGTGTAGATAAAAATGCTGAATTAAAAGAGCTTAAATCTGTGTACCGTACATTGATGAAAGATTGTCACCCTGATAAATTTCAGCAGGAAGAAGAGAAATTAGATGCAGAAGCCAGAAGTAAAGAAATTATCGAAGCTTACCATTTCCTGGTAAGTATTGCGCCAGAAACACGCGAACAGAATATCGAAACGTACACGCAAACTACAACATTATCGAATATTCAGGATTTTGAATACAAACAACAGGTTTTAAATATCCAGTTTTTTGATGGAAGTGCTTACGAATATTTCGATGTTCCAAAAGCAATCTATGTGAAATTGGTTAACGCCGATTCGCCAGGTCGTTTCGCCCGCAGACATATCTTTAATGAATTCCCATACCGCAATGTAGCCAGAGTTGCAGAACCGGCATAA
- the bshA gene encoding N-acetyl-alpha-D-glucosaminyl L-malate synthase BshA, translated as MKIGIVCYPTFGGSGVVATELGKALANEGHQVHFITYSQPARLDFFSSNLFYHEVSVRDYPLFDYAPYESALASKLVDVVRFEQLDVLHVHYAIPHASAAFMAKQILASYGLHIPVVTTLHGTDITLVGKDPTYKPVVTFSINQSDGVTTVSEDLKEDTYNHFEITKEIKVIPNFIDFSRFSLQAKGHFKKAIAPNDERILIHTSNFRKVKRTADVIRIFEKVQAVIPSKLLMVGDGPERAYNEQLCRSLNICENVRFLGKQDAVEEILSVSDLFLMPSESESFGLAALEAMACKVPAITTNAGGLPELNIDGFCGYMSNVGDVESMAAHAIEILKDDETLNRFKENAFKRAQDFDLKKILPIYVSYYKEVIENSLQAKY; from the coding sequence ATGAAGATAGGAATTGTTTGCTACCCCACTTTTGGCGGTAGTGGAGTAGTTGCAACAGAACTTGGTAAAGCACTTGCTAACGAGGGACACCAGGTTCACTTTATTACTTATAGTCAGCCCGCGAGGCTCGATTTCTTTTCTTCCAATCTGTTTTATCACGAGGTATCAGTAAGGGATTATCCACTTTTTGATTACGCCCCATACGAATCGGCGCTGGCCAGTAAACTGGTAGATGTTGTTCGGTTTGAACAATTGGATGTGTTACACGTTCATTATGCCATTCCACATGCATCTGCAGCTTTTATGGCGAAGCAGATTTTAGCGAGTTATGGCCTTCATATTCCGGTAGTAACCACTTTACATGGTACCGATATTACTTTAGTGGGTAAAGATCCAACCTATAAACCTGTGGTTACTTTTTCTATTAATCAAAGCGATGGGGTAACTACAGTGTCGGAAGATTTGAAAGAAGATACCTATAATCATTTTGAGATTACTAAAGAAATTAAGGTCATCCCAAATTTTATAGATTTTTCGCGATTCAGTTTACAGGCAAAAGGACACTTTAAAAAAGCGATTGCACCAAATGATGAACGCATTTTAATCCATACCAGTAATTTCAGAAAAGTGAAACGTACAGCTGATGTGATCAGGATTTTCGAAAAAGTACAAGCAGTTATTCCATCAAAACTATTAATGGTAGGGGATGGGCCAGAACGCGCCTATAATGAGCAGCTTTGCAGATCGTTGAATATTTGTGAAAATGTAAGGTTTTTAGGTAAGCAAGATGCCGTAGAAGAAATCCTGTCGGTTTCAGATCTTTTCTTAATGCCGTCAGAATCTGAAAGTTTTGGTTTGGCAGCATTAGAGGCTATGGCTTGTAAAGTGCCCGCAATTACCACCAATGCCGGCGGTTTACCCGAACTTAATATTGATGGCTTTTGTGGTTACATGAGCAATGTTGGTGATGTAGAATCGATGGCGGCCCATGCCATTGAAATTTTAAAAGATGATGAAACGCTTAACCGTTTTAAAGAAAATGCGTTTAAAAGGGCACAGGATTTTGATCTGAAAAAGATCCTGCCGATTTATGTTAGCTATTATAAGGAAGTAATCGAAAACTCTTTGCAAGCTAAATATTAA